Part of the Niallia alba genome is shown below.
TTCCATTGCGCTACAGAAACTCGCTTTCCGCGGGGAGCAACCTAAGCCTCCTCGGCTAAAGCCTGTGGGGTCTTAGGTTTTGCTCTACTTCCCGCAGGAGTCGAGTGTCTTCCGCTCCATTCCACTCTGTTTTTAAAGGCAATTCCCTAAAAAATATTGTTTTTTTAGAAAAAATGAATTAGTAGGAAATATGGAGCAGCCTGAATACACGTAGACTCCTATGGGAGCTGCGAGAAAGTCCGAGACCCTGCAGGCCATAGGCCGAAGCGGCTCGGCGCTCGCCCCATGGAAAGCGAAGTGTATTCAGGCTGCGGATATTAACACTAACTGTACTGAAACAGCCTTTTATAAAACTAATAAAACCCGAACAATCATTTAGGATTATTTGATAGTTGTTCGGGTTTATCTATGACTGGAATACTTATGTCCCAGCCTCATTTAAACCATCCTTTTTCCTTAAATCTGGTGATGGCTTCTATTCGGTTTTTTACTTCTAGTTTATCTAGTATCATGCTGATATAGTTACGCACGGTTCCTGTTTTAATGGATAGCTCTTGGGCAATTTCTTTTGTGTTTTTGCCGCTCGCAACTAGCATAAGAACTTCTTTTTCCCGTTCTGTAAGGGGATTTTCTTCTTTATAGACATCATCAACCAATTCTGGTGCGTAAATTCTTCTACCTTCCATCACACTGCGGATGCTATTTGCCAAATCATCGCTTGGGCTATCCTTGAGCAAATAAGCCGATACGCCAGCTTTCAATGCACGCTGGAAATAGCCAGATCTGGCAAAGGTAGTTAAAATAATGACCTTGCACGGATGGCTCATCAGTTCTTCAGCTGCTTCTAAACCTGTTTTAGCAGGCATTTCTATGTCCATTATACAAATATCAGGATTTTTCTCTTTGACTAGCTGGATTGCTTCTTCACCATTGTTTGCTTTGCCGACAACCGTGATATCCTCTTCCAGATCAAGTAATGAACCCAATGCCCCTAAAAGAAGGCGTTGGTCTTCAGCAATGACAATGCGGATCATAATAAGTCCTCCTTTTCTATTATTTTTCCATCCCGTGGAACGGCGATTTTTACTATTGTTCCCTCATTGGCGGTAATTTCTAAAGTGCCGTTGATAAAATCCAATCTTTCTCTCATGCCCGCCAATCCGCTTCCTTTGTGAGCATCTTCCTTCTTAAAAGGAGTGGTTCCATTATCTTTGATTTCCATGATTGTTTCTTTTTTATTTTGGTTGATGCTTATGGAGCAAGCAGTAGCATGGCTATGTCGAACCACATTTGTAACAGCTTCTTTTAAGCACATGCTAATAATGTTTTCTGCAATCGCTGAAACTCTTAGATTGGAAGCTATATCGTAAGTTAGGCTGATCTCAGCCGCTCCTAATATTTTTTTTACGAGTAGGAGCTCGTCTTTTAATTTTATGCCGCGCATTTCAGAGACCATTTTTCTGACTTCGTTTAGTGCTGTTCTAGAAGCATGCTGAATATCTTTCAGTTCCAGTCGGGCTTGCTCTGGATCCTTATAAACTAGCTTTCTTGCTAAATCACTTTTTAAACCAATAAGGGATAGTTTTTGTCCAAGAGTATCATGAAGATCTCTGGCAATTCGCTGTCTTTCTTCTAGTTTTACTAAATCGGAAATACGCTTATTCGCATCTTCTAGTTTTTCCTGTAGCTGATCCTTCTCTTTACGGTTCTGGATGGTCAAGGGTAATAAAATAACGCCAAACCAGATGATTAGCACAAAGGGAAGCTGCTTTATCAGCAAGGAATCACCTATGATGATTTTGAAGTAAATCGCGAATGTTGTAACCGCTAAGTGTATAAAGTAAAGGATAAAAAAGGGAATCCGTTTTTTTATATTGCCGATAAAATAGGAAAGAAAAAAAGAAAAATACACATAGCTGTATGCATAAATGGCGATAGTAGATATCCCAATTAATAAGGATGGCCATAAATAAATTGTCCAGCCTTTTGAAAGATACGCGATTCTGTAAAATAGAAAAAATAAAATGGTTAGGATGATGCCAGCTATCACATCAACTGCTGCCGAGGCGTGGAATATAAAATAAAAGGGCAAAATGGTAAGCAACGTCCAAATATAAGGAGAAATGCCAGTGCTTTTTTTTAAAATCTCTAATCTTTTTATCATTGTTTAGAACCTCGTTATTTATTGGCTGTTATTCATCCATTTTAACATAATCAAGCAGCAATTAATGGCATTAAACCTTATAATTGCTGCTCAGATTAGTTGCTTCCATCAAAAGAGACTTTTCGTTTTACTGCATTTCAGATCTTGCAGACATAGAAAGAGCTTTCTTTTGTTTTTTCCATTCATAAAAACTGATAAACTTTTTGTCTTTTTCATCCCATAAACGGAATTTTAAAGAACGAAGACTGCTTGCCAGTGTTATAGTTGGAACATTCTGAAGAGGCTCCGTCTGTTGATGGACATGCTCTAAGTTGTAATTAGGCACTCTCGGACTTAAATGATGCACATGATGGTAGCCAATATTGCCAGTCAGCCATTGCATCCATTTTGGAAGGCGATAGAAGGAGCTTCCTTCTACTGCAGCCTTTACGTAATCCCAATTTTTATCTTCCTCAAAGTAAGTGTCTTCAAAGGTATGCTGCACATAAAACAGCCATACCCCAACAGATCCAGAAATAAGAAAGATCGGCAGCTGGACGAGTAAGAAAGAAGACCAGCCAAGCGTTGTTCCAAGAAGAACTACTAATAGCACGATAGAAATATTCGTTACATACGTATTTAACCTTTCCTTCGATCTAGCTCCTTTACGGTTGAATCGATTAGCTAATAGGAATTCATAAATAGGTCCTAATATAAACATGATGAACGGATTGCGGTATAAACGATATTGGATTTTTACCATTAAAGAGGCATTTTCATACTCCTCTATCGTCATCATCCATAAATCGCCAACTCCGCGCTTATCCAGGTTGCTGCTTGTTGCATGGTGAATAGAATGGCTATGCTGCCATTTGCTATAGGGAAATAAGGTTAAGATTCCAGTAATTGTTCCTAAAATCTTATTGGCCTTACGGTTCTTGAAGAAAGAAAAGTGGCAACAATCATGAAAGATGATAAAAATTCTCACCAAAAATCCTGCCGCTGCTATTGAAAACACGAGGGTTAACATATATGAAATACTCAAGCTTTTATAGGCAATAAACCAGAGTAAAAGAAAGGGCACAATAGTGTTGGCAAGCTGCCAGACACTTGCCTTTACAGTGGATTTCTCAAAAGGCGCAACAGCGGTTTTCAATTGTTTTAAGTTTTTTATATTCATTTTTTGCTTCCCTTCTATTAATGGATATCTATAGTATAAAGATGTACCAAACATATTTGCAGACATACATGTCATGTTGGCTATATGATATTTGTCATATAGAGAAATTTGCCCTTGAAAAAGTCATGTAATCAAGGGGCAAAGCGTAAGCTGAAATGACAGTAATCAAGCATATTAAGTTTATATGTTTATCTTTTCCAAATTTGGAGAAGCCTATGTTTTTTTACTTTTTGTTTTGAAGTCATATCATAAAGGGAGGCTTGTTATGAAAGAAATCCTTATGAAATATATGGAGAAATATACAACGCTAAAGGAAGAAGAGCAGCAGGCGATTATAGAAGAGATAGTAATAAAGGAATTTAATAAGGGGACTTATTTAATTAAACAGGGAGATTTCCCGACTAAGCATTGTTTTTTTGTATTGAAAGGGTGTGTAAGGCAATACCATGTAGAGGTGGATGGAAAAGAAGTTACCACCAATTTTTTTACAGAAGAACAAGCAATTATGCTGGTTAATTTGGAAGAAGCGGGTCAAGCATCGAATTACTCCTTAAATTGTTTAGAAGACTGCGTATTGGTTGTTGCAGATGTTGAATCGGAACAAGAAGTGTACCAGCAATATAAGGGACTGGAATCTATGACCCGTCGTATGAGGGAAGCTTATCTAATTCATGCGCAACATGAATATGCAAAATTTATTCGTTCTTCCCCTGAAGAGCGCTATAAAGCAATCATTCAAACACGAGCAGATTTACTCCAACGTGTACCCCAACATCAATTGGCAAGCTACCTAGGTATAACCCCTGAGTCATTAAGCAGAATCAAAAAGCGAATGCAATAAACCTTCCCGATATATCTCTATTAACTTAAGTCAATGCAGTATCTGTATGATCCATCTACAATGATGAAAAAGGA
Proteins encoded:
- a CDS encoding response regulator transcription factor; the protein is MIRIVIAEDQRLLLGALGSLLDLEEDITVVGKANNGEEAIQLVKEKNPDICIMDIEMPAKTGLEAAEELMSHPCKVIILTTFARSGYFQRALKAGVSAYLLKDSPSDDLANSIRSVMEGRRIYAPELVDDVYKEENPLTEREKEVLMLVASGKNTKEIAQELSIKTGTVRNYISMILDKLEVKNRIEAITRFKEKGWFK
- a CDS encoding sensor histidine kinase; this translates as MIKRLEILKKSTGISPYIWTLLTILPFYFIFHASAAVDVIAGIILTILFFLFYRIAYLSKGWTIYLWPSLLIGISTIAIYAYSYVYFSFFLSYFIGNIKKRIPFFILYFIHLAVTTFAIYFKIIIGDSLLIKQLPFVLIIWFGVILLPLTIQNRKEKDQLQEKLEDANKRISDLVKLEERQRIARDLHDTLGQKLSLIGLKSDLARKLVYKDPEQARLELKDIQHASRTALNEVRKMVSEMRGIKLKDELLLVKKILGAAEISLTYDIASNLRVSAIAENIISMCLKEAVTNVVRHSHATACSISINQNKKETIMEIKDNGTTPFKKEDAHKGSGLAGMRERLDFINGTLEITANEGTIVKIAVPRDGKIIEKEDLL
- a CDS encoding fatty acid desaturase translates to MNIKNLKQLKTAVAPFEKSTVKASVWQLANTIVPFLLLWFIAYKSLSISYMLTLVFSIAAAGFLVRIFIIFHDCCHFSFFKNRKANKILGTITGILTLFPYSKWQHSHSIHHATSSNLDKRGVGDLWMMTIEEYENASLMVKIQYRLYRNPFIMFILGPIYEFLLANRFNRKGARSKERLNTYVTNISIVLLVVLLGTTLGWSSFLLVQLPIFLISGSVGVWLFYVQHTFEDTYFEEDKNWDYVKAAVEGSSFYRLPKWMQWLTGNIGYHHVHHLSPRVPNYNLEHVHQQTEPLQNVPTITLASSLRSLKFRLWDEKDKKFISFYEWKKQKKALSMSARSEMQ
- a CDS encoding Crp/Fnr family transcriptional regulator, which translates into the protein MKEILMKYMEKYTTLKEEEQQAIIEEIVIKEFNKGTYLIKQGDFPTKHCFFVLKGCVRQYHVEVDGKEVTTNFFTEEQAIMLVNLEEAGQASNYSLNCLEDCVLVVADVESEQEVYQQYKGLESMTRRMREAYLIHAQHEYAKFIRSSPEERYKAIIQTRADLLQRVPQHQLASYLGITPESLSRIKKRMQ